A genomic region of Candidatus Woesearchaeota archaeon contains the following coding sequences:
- a CDS encoding exosome complex protein Rrp42, with product MNKKNPVRDHLLKMLDAGIRLDGRKADEIRTVEVTYGISNTAEGSASVKIGETQVVAGVKLSVEKPFPDTPDEGIIMVNAELLPLSSPRFESGPPSIEAIELARVVDRGLRESKALDVKKLCLKKGEKVWGVSMDICTINDAGNLLDAAGLAAIAALQDTVFPSYDGIEVNYKEKTGEKLPLSKTPIPFTVLKVGKYYIVDPLQEEMACVDARLTVTTTADGTICSLQKGGDAALTVEDIDTMIGLSLDKAEQLRNAL from the coding sequence ATGAATAAGAAAAACCCAGTACGCGATCATCTCTTAAAGATGTTAGATGCAGGAATCCGTTTAGATGGCAGAAAAGCAGACGAAATTCGAACTGTTGAAGTCACCTACGGCATTTCCAATACAGCGGAAGGTTCTGCGTCAGTAAAAATTGGAGAGACGCAGGTTGTTGCGGGAGTAAAACTTTCTGTGGAAAAACCATTTCCAGACACGCCAGATGAAGGGATTATCATGGTCAACGCAGAATTGCTTCCATTGTCAAGTCCGCGCTTTGAGTCTGGTCCGCCAAGCATTGAAGCGATTGAGCTTGCTCGTGTTGTGGACAGAGGATTGCGCGAAAGTAAAGCGTTGGATGTCAAAAAACTCTGCTTGAAAAAAGGAGAAAAAGTCTGGGGAGTCTCCATGGACATTTGTACCATTAATGATGCAGGAAATTTGCTCGACGCGGCAGGTCTTGCGGCTATTGCGGCGTTGCAAGATACAGTGTTCCCAAGCTATGATGGCATTGAAGTGAATTACAAGGAAAAGACAGGAGAAAAATTGCCGTTGAGTAAAACGCCAATTCCGTTCACTGTTCTGAAAGTGGGAAAATATTATATTGTTGACCCATTGCAGGAAGAGATGGCGTGTGTTGATGCGAGACTAACAGTGACGACAACTGCGGATGGAACAATTTGTTCGTTGCAGAAAGGCGGCGATGCTGCGTTGACTGTTGAAGACATTGATACGATGATCGGTCTTTCTCTGGACAAAGCAGAACAATTGCGAAATGCGTTGTAA
- a CDS encoding ribosome assembly factor SBDS has translation MVDVDKAVIARLKTHGDRYEILVDCDSALAFKSGKNVDMNDVLASQKIFTEAKRGIVASQHRMMEIFGTEDTAEIAKIILKKGEVQVTAEHKQHEIDDKRKQILAYVHRNGVDPKTHLPHPPQRIELAFAEAKIHIDEHKPVMEQIHEIVKKLQPILPIKFERKEMSVRIPGQYAGKTYSVIKGMSHILKEEWMNDGSWKATIEIPAGMQTELFDQLNSMTHGSVEAETLKIEKA, from the coding sequence ATGGTTGACGTTGATAAAGCGGTAATTGCGCGGTTGAAAACACATGGAGACAGATATGAAATCCTTGTTGATTGCGATAGCGCGCTTGCGTTCAAAAGTGGAAAAAATGTTGATATGAATGATGTTCTTGCGTCGCAGAAAATATTTACAGAAGCAAAGCGAGGCATTGTCGCGTCGCAGCATCGCATGATGGAAATTTTCGGGACAGAAGACACAGCGGAAATCGCGAAAATCATTCTCAAGAAAGGAGAAGTACAGGTTACTGCGGAGCATAAGCAGCATGAGATTGATGATAAGAGAAAACAAATTCTTGCGTATGTGCACAGAAATGGTGTTGATCCAAAAACACATTTGCCACATCCGCCGCAGCGAATTGAGCTTGCGTTTGCAGAAGCAAAAATTCACATCGACGAGCACAAGCCAGTGATGGAGCAGATTCATGAGATTGTCAAAAAATTGCAGCCAATCTTGCCAATTAAGTTCGAGAGAAAAGAAATGTCTGTGAGAATTCCAGGGCAGTATGCGGGAAAAACATACAGCGTGATCAAAGGAATGTCGCACATCCTAAAAGAAGAGTGGATGAATGATGGCAGTTGGAAAGCAACAATAGAAATTCCAGCAGGCATGCAGACAGAGCTTTTTGACCAGCTCAACAGCATGACGCATGGATCAGTGGAAGCGGAAACACTGAAGATCGAGAAAGCGTAG
- a CDS encoding ribonuclease P — protein sequence MRLPWSIQTAKQVMARIKPLLPTLRERKRYLAFEVLSEKELQWAMIKKAVFDAMKEYVGVNGISDAGLLFVKNNGNKGILRVSHTSLNKVRAALIFIKNIDSQKVIVKSIGASGMLNKANDYIA from the coding sequence ATGAGGTTGCCTTGGAGTATCCAAACGGCAAAACAAGTGATGGCACGAATAAAACCATTGTTGCCAACATTGCGAGAACGCAAACGGTATCTTGCATTTGAAGTCTTGTCAGAAAAAGAGCTTCAATGGGCAATGATAAAGAAAGCGGTCTTTGACGCGATGAAGGAATATGTCGGTGTTAATGGAATAAGTGACGCAGGTCTTTTGTTTGTCAAGAATAATGGCAATAAAGGAATTTTGCGAGTGAGCCACACATCGTTGAACAAAGTTCGCGCGGCGTTGATATTTATAAAAAACATTGATAGTCAAAAAGTAATCGTCAAAAGTATTGGCGCGTCAGGAATGCTGAACAAAGCGAATGACTACATTGCGTAA
- a CDS encoding PKD domain-containing protein produces the protein MSNKITIAILSILAIFFLTAQSCNFGTSTGLAADCVGEGDIVCDDTEAYECGLAAYGTGYYVSRSSDNDAEYCGAVDTTDTDGDGVYDSDDVCEGYNDTEDNDADGTPDGCDTDDDDDGYTDRIELRAGSDPDDSASVPATRCTSDCGAYLCDEPAAACYTECTDGTECEDGYSCVSNVCTSATTGALEAVCSSDATTVEEMENIYFYGSSSTDDGTIVSYTWDFGDGTMGTTVPDTAYGYINAGSYTVILTVTDDEGNTDDCTIDITVEEPAATLAADCGGTYAGAVGDTITFDGSASTGDITAYEWDFGDGTTEGPTSIVTDVSEITTTHSYSAGGTYTVVLVVEDASGDQMYCETTAEVSHTSYEATDVTDASIDTVSSTRLFVYRDATTMFKAMGFITESTGAFTDMNSNNPTSATPLLIGSNTLWAGTAGNVVSITTDVSTIDVYLPTLSSSARVDTYMLFYIADDGSTYYADAEHDGLDSPADILTSEEAITADHLAQAAP, from the coding sequence ATGAGTAATAAAATAACAATAGCGATTCTATCTATTTTAGCAATATTTTTTTTGACGGCGCAGTCTTGTAATTTTGGGACATCTACAGGATTAGCAGCAGACTGTGTTGGAGAAGGAGACATCGTTTGCGATGATACAGAAGCGTATGAATGCGGTCTTGCGGCGTATGGCACGGGATATTATGTCAGCAGATCATCAGATAACGATGCAGAATATTGCGGTGCAGTAGATACCACCGATACAGATGGTGATGGTGTGTATGATAGCGATGACGTATGCGAAGGGTACAACGATACTGAAGATAATGATGCTGATGGCACGCCTGATGGTTGTGATACTGACGATGACGATGATGGATATACAGATAGAATAGAACTACGAGCAGGTTCAGATCCAGATGATAGTGCAAGCGTTCCAGCAACACGATGTACTTCAGATTGCGGAGCATATCTCTGTGATGAACCAGCAGCAGCGTGTTATACAGAATGTACTGATGGTACTGAATGTGAAGATGGATATAGTTGTGTGAGTAATGTTTGTACAAGTGCAACAACGGGAGCTCTGGAAGCAGTGTGCAGTTCAGATGCGACAACAGTTGAAGAAATGGAAAACATTTACTTTTATGGTTCTTCAAGTACTGATGATGGGACTATTGTCAGCTATACATGGGATTTTGGTGATGGTACTATGGGAACAACTGTTCCTGATACTGCATATGGGTATATTAATGCAGGATCCTATACAGTAATATTAACTGTTACTGATGATGAAGGAAACACGGATGACTGTACGATTGATATTACAGTAGAAGAACCAGCAGCAACACTCGCAGCGGATTGTGGAGGAACATATGCTGGTGCAGTTGGTGATACCATTACATTTGATGGCTCTGCAAGTACTGGTGATATTACTGCGTATGAGTGGGACTTTGGTGATGGAACAACAGAAGGACCAACATCTATCGTTACAGATGTTTCAGAAATAACCACAACGCATAGTTATAGTGCAGGCGGTACATATACTGTTGTTCTCGTTGTAGAAGATGCTTCAGGAGATCAAATGTACTGTGAAACAACAGCGGAAGTGTCGCATACATCATACGAAGCAACAGATGTAACAGATGCATCAATAGACACAGTCTCTTCCACAAGATTGTTTGTATACAGAGATGCGACTACGATGTTTAAGGCAATGGGCTTTATTACCGAATCAACAGGAGCGTTTACGGACATGAACTCTAATAATCCAACTTCAGCAACGCCACTGTTAATTGGTTCAAATACTTTGTGGGCAGGAACTGCAGGGAATGTAGTTTCTATAACAACAGATGTGAGTACTATCGATGTGTATCTTCCAACACTATCAAGTTCTGCACGTGTTGACACATACATGCTCTTCTATATTGCAGATGATGGAAGCACGTATTATGCGGATGCAGAGCATGATGGTCTTGATTCACCAGCAGATATATTAACTTCAGAAGAAGCAATAACTGCGGATCATCTCGCGCAAGCTGCACCATAA
- a CDS encoding HTH domain-containing protein has product MNKTELVYRELLYWSLEKQTNEFTQAALAKKLHISLSTVNSAVTLLESMGALEIKQRSFHLLDRKKILYYWASIRNLQKDIIYTTRVEKSVIAIEKAMPNDIIFGAYTAYKFLYHDVPADYSEVYVYGDEYLKKRFPLQKGVPNLFVLKKDPFMESHGKTTTVAQTFVDLWNLRDWYAKEFIVAMEKRLHGILE; this is encoded by the coding sequence ATGAATAAAACAGAGCTTGTTTATAGAGAACTCCTGTATTGGAGTCTTGAAAAACAAACAAACGAGTTTACACAGGCAGCACTTGCAAAAAAACTTCATATTTCACTCAGTACTGTTAACAGCGCAGTTACGCTTCTCGAATCGATGGGCGCGCTTGAAATAAAGCAGAGGTCGTTCCATCTTCTTGACAGAAAAAAGATTCTTTATTACTGGGCAAGTATCCGAAATTTACAAAAAGACATCATTTATACTACTCGTGTCGAAAAATCAGTTATTGCAATAGAAAAGGCAATGCCTAATGACATCATATTTGGCGCATATACCGCATACAAATTTTTATACCACGATGTTCCTGCGGATTATTCTGAAGTATACGTTTATGGTGATGAATATCTGAAAAAACGCTTTCCTTTACAAAAAGGGGTTCCTAACTTGTTTGTCCTAAAAAAAGATCCTTTCATGGAATCCCATGGAAAAACGACAACAGTTGCACAGACGTTCGTTGATCTTTGGAATCTTAGAGACTGGTATGCAAAGGAATTTATAGTTGCAATGGAGAAACGACTTCATGGAATTTTGGAATAG
- a CDS encoding PKD domain-containing protein codes for MNKVIIVLLSILTVFFLTAQTCSYGGVSTGLAADCVGEEDIVCDEDKAYQCQLASYGVGYYVTRATAFDSSECNAEQICASQDDCSEGYCIAGTCVEEITVTTCSSNAECAEDEVCLPEYNICYTEPTASCADTDVSNDPTVLGKIYGLSFADGEEAEGEEDICADDGTGSWEFYCDEESDYITAEFVACDDGMICSEGICQETEGTRCMSADDCTDDEVCAPYTDTCQEAPATGCVDTDEANDPYTAGTISGASDYDFTDITDWPDRCAPDRESVIEYYCHESGYVAAERIACDTDEFCNPSLGVCETAIISGVELGAHTMVELESREALVASADLAKSGRAVLEVVDASSGARTMSALGITAQSMMTSALASSLGGSTSYKKSPSIFISGITAVTPGAFFTYVYADCGATVYGGVVGEEIIFDGSASTGDITLYTWSFGDGTEEYGASSVNTHSFTSASTYKMQLSVESDSDSDMCEADVIITS; via the coding sequence ATGAATAAAGTAATAATTGTACTCCTCTCAATACTCACTGTTTTTTTCTTAACAGCGCAAACGTGTTCATACGGTGGAGTTTCAACAGGTTTAGCAGCAGACTGTGTTGGTGAAGAAGACATTGTGTGTGATGAAGACAAAGCATACCAATGTCAGCTCGCGTCGTATGGGGTAGGATATTATGTCACTCGCGCAACAGCGTTTGATTCTTCGGAATGCAATGCAGAACAGATATGTGCATCACAGGACGATTGCTCAGAAGGATATTGTATTGCAGGAACATGCGTAGAAGAGATTACGGTCACCACTTGTTCTTCAAACGCAGAGTGTGCAGAAGATGAAGTTTGCCTCCCAGAGTACAATATCTGTTATACAGAGCCAACAGCATCATGCGCAGATACAGATGTGTCAAATGATCCAACAGTGCTCGGTAAAATTTATGGTCTTTCGTTTGCAGATGGCGAAGAAGCAGAAGGTGAAGAAGACATTTGTGCAGATGATGGAACAGGTTCGTGGGAATTTTATTGTGATGAAGAAAGTGATTACATTACTGCGGAATTTGTTGCGTGTGATGATGGGATGATTTGTAGCGAAGGAATCTGTCAAGAAACAGAAGGAACGCGATGCATGTCTGCTGATGATTGCACTGATGATGAAGTGTGCGCTCCGTATACTGATACATGTCAAGAAGCGCCAGCAACAGGGTGCGTGGATACAGATGAAGCAAATGATCCATACACAGCAGGAACAATTAGCGGAGCATCTGATTATGATTTTACTGATATTACAGATTGGCCAGATCGTTGTGCGCCAGACAGAGAAAGTGTTATTGAATATTATTGTCATGAGAGTGGATATGTCGCGGCGGAAAGAATTGCGTGTGATACAGATGAATTTTGTAATCCTTCTTTAGGAGTGTGTGAAACAGCAATAATATCGGGAGTAGAGTTAGGAGCGCATACTATGGTGGAGTTAGAGTCGAGAGAGGCATTAGTCGCAAGTGCTGATCTGGCTAAAAGTGGAAGGGCTGTCTTAGAAGTAGTAGATGCATCATCGGGAGCAAGAACAATGAGTGCTTTAGGAATAACTGCGCAGAGTATGATGACAAGTGCATTAGCAAGTTCCTTAGGTGGATCAACAAGTTATAAAAAAAGTCCATCTATATTCATTTCAGGAATAACAGCAGTAACACCTGGTGCTTTTTTTACATATGTCTATGCTGATTGTGGTGCAACAGTGTATGGTGGAGTAGTGGGTGAAGAAATAATATTTGATGGTTCTGCGAGTACTGGAGATATTACCCTATATACATGGAGTTTTGGGGACGGAACAGAAGAATATGGTGCATCTTCAGTGAACACGCACAGCTTTACGAGTGCTTCAACATATAAAATGCAGCTCTCTGTAGAGAGTGATTCAGACAGTGATATGTGTGAAGCAGATGTGATCATTACAAGTTAG
- a CDS encoding LamG domain-containing protein: MSNKITITILSILAIFFLTAQTCSIPSTSTGLATDCVGDGDIVCDDTEAYECGLAAYGTGYYVSRASEYDVDYCGAVEEFDEESLARILISLSSDLEDTIDDLQDLKMEGRAAEADADGRALVRIRAELSDIRTTLADISSVLDDVTADVVDAAAAGEDTTALDALVTDAETELSVAEDLLLLVSEQVTDALAALSGGCSTYADCASGEACSSASVCETDTDGDYTVDSEDLDDDGDGYSDVLEGTAGSDPMDATSIPSPRDDDSDGMPDAWERYFGLDYTTDDSGDDDDSDGLTNVEEYTAGTDPTDADTDGDMISDDVEVEAGTDPTDSTDYPLCSNTDGEKDYYTYGQTIDKSSGTTYYTEYCISDYFVREYYCIGDAVDYDDADCAYYGMTCDAGACISSCSSDSDCGTGESCYVDTGICLANADDDDEDGLSNYVEITIGFDPTTNELSSYEILNFDIDSHDWVAKDSDSDGYTNYYGSTSSGAYAVGNVAYTSDGENYIIDLTDTSSKDYVYFDAATLPTDVGSWFVIKTLVKPSTSDTTGEHSIVTLPTSTCYSPQYSVSASGGKYKININVGGTMKYVKGGTVTADTWQEVVAVYRDNTLYLFVDGAEVGTSITTSGSLVTTTKDLYLGHSDPSCTSNYDFEGYLDTTYIWGE, from the coding sequence ATGAGTAATAAAATAACAATAACAATTCTATCTATTTTAGCAATATTTTTCTTAACAGCGCAGACTTGTTCAATTCCTTCGACATCTACTGGACTCGCAACAGACTGTGTTGGAGACGGAGACATTGTTTGCGACGATACAGAAGCGTATGAATGCGGTCTCGCGGCGTATGGCACAGGATATTATGTGAGCAGAGCGTCAGAATATGATGTGGATTATTGTGGCGCAGTAGAAGAATTTGATGAAGAATCCCTCGCGCGAATATTGATTTCACTTTCCTCCGATCTTGAAGATACTATTGATGATTTACAAGATCTCAAAATGGAAGGAAGAGCTGCGGAAGCAGATGCTGATGGCAGAGCGCTTGTCAGAATCCGCGCAGAGTTGAGTGATATAAGAACAACATTGGCAGATATTAGTAGTGTCCTTGATGATGTGACAGCAGATGTTGTAGATGCGGCAGCTGCGGGAGAAGATACAACTGCTCTTGATGCGTTAGTAACTGATGCGGAGACTGAATTATCCGTTGCGGAAGATCTCTTACTTTTGGTAAGCGAACAAGTGACTGATGCGCTTGCTGCGTTGAGTGGTGGATGTAGTACATATGCAGATTGTGCAAGTGGAGAAGCATGTTCATCAGCAAGTGTTTGTGAAACAGATACAGATGGTGATTATACAGTTGATAGTGAAGATCTCGATGATGATGGAGATGGGTATTCAGATGTTTTAGAAGGAACTGCAGGTTCAGATCCTATGGATGCAACGAGTATTCCTTCACCAAGAGACGATGATAGTGATGGAATGCCGGATGCTTGGGAACGATATTTTGGTTTAGATTACACAACAGATGATAGTGGAGATGATGACGATAGTGATGGTCTCACGAATGTAGAAGAATATACTGCAGGAACAGATCCAACAGATGCAGATACTGATGGAGACATGATTTCTGATGATGTAGAAGTAGAAGCTGGTACTGATCCAACAGATAGTACTGATTACCCTCTTTGTAGTAATACTGATGGTGAAAAAGATTACTACACATATGGACAAACAATTGATAAATCTTCAGGAACAACATATTATACAGAATATTGTATCTCTGATTATTTCGTGAGGGAGTATTATTGTATTGGAGATGCAGTGGACTATGATGATGCTGATTGTGCGTATTACGGCATGACCTGCGATGCAGGTGCATGTATATCTAGCTGTTCTTCAGATAGCGATTGTGGGACAGGCGAGTCCTGTTATGTAGATACAGGAATTTGTCTTGCAAATGCAGATGACGATGATGAAGATGGACTAAGTAATTATGTTGAGATAACTATAGGATTCGATCCAACTACAAATGAGCTAAGCAGTTATGAAATTCTTAATTTTGACATTGACAGTCATGATTGGGTTGCCAAAGATTCAGATAGTGATGGATATACAAATTATTATGGAAGTACGAGTTCAGGAGCGTATGCAGTAGGAAATGTAGCATATACTTCTGATGGTGAGAATTATATAATTGATTTGACAGATACATCAAGCAAAGACTATGTCTACTTTGATGCAGCAACACTTCCAACAGATGTTGGTAGTTGGTTTGTCATTAAAACACTCGTGAAGCCATCAACTTCTGATACAACTGGAGAGCATAGTATTGTAACATTACCAACAAGTACCTGTTATTCTCCGCAATATTCTGTGAGTGCATCTGGAGGGAAGTATAAGATTAACATCAATGTTGGTGGAACAATGAAATATGTGAAAGGTGGTACAGTAACAGCAGATACATGGCAGGAGGTCGTTGCCGTCTATAGAGACAATACGCTTTATCTATTTGTTGATGGTGCAGAGGTAGGTACTTCCATAACAACAAGTGGTTCATTAGTAACCACGACAAAAGACCTTTATCTTGGTCACAGTGATCCGTCATGCACCAGCAACTACGACTTCGAAGGATACTTAGACACCACCTATATTTGGGGAGAATAA
- a CDS encoding RNA-binding protein — translation MGKLLVEERAVVVPGEQIAEGMDYLPAQGAYRKDDMILAGRLGLLTVDGRAVKIISLSGRYAPKRNDVIIGKVIDVMMSGWRMEINCAYSAMLSMKDATSDFIARGADLTQFFNLGDIVVAKIVNVTSQKLVDLSTKGPGLRKLYGGRLIYVNCNKVPRIIGKQGSMVSLIKNATGCKIIVGQNGVIWISGEPAQEVIAIETIKKIEEESHVSGLTDRITEFLEKTCGKFPQQEQQPFEGEQQMDAEGPMDEEQQQ, via the coding sequence ATGGGAAAATTGTTAGTAGAAGAACGAGCGGTTGTTGTTCCAGGAGAACAGATCGCAGAAGGAATGGATTATCTTCCTGCGCAAGGCGCGTATAGGAAAGATGATATGATTCTTGCGGGCCGACTTGGCTTGTTGACAGTAGATGGAAGAGCAGTAAAAATAATTTCATTAAGTGGCAGATACGCGCCAAAGCGCAATGACGTTATTATTGGAAAAGTTATTGACGTGATGATGAGTGGCTGGCGCATGGAAATCAATTGCGCGTATAGCGCGATGCTTTCGATGAAAGACGCGACAAGCGACTTTATCGCGAGAGGAGCGGACTTGACGCAATTCTTTAATCTTGGAGACATCGTTGTTGCGAAGATTGTGAATGTCACGTCGCAAAAACTCGTGGATTTGAGTACAAAAGGACCAGGATTAAGAAAACTCTACGGAGGACGATTAATCTATGTGAACTGCAATAAAGTGCCAAGAATTATTGGCAAGCAGGGTTCCATGGTCAGCTTGATCAAAAACGCGACAGGATGTAAAATCATCGTTGGACAGAATGGAGTCATTTGGATTTCAGGAGAACCAGCGCAAGAAGTGATTGCGATTGAAACAATTAAAAAGATCGAAGAAGAATCGCACGTTTCTGGATTGACTGACAGAATTACAGAGTTCCTCGAAAAAACATGCGGAAAATTCCCGCAGCAGGAACAGCAACCATTTGAAGGAGAACAACAAATGGATGCAGAAGGTCCAATGGACGAAGAGCAACAACAATAA
- the psmA gene encoding archaeal proteasome endopeptidase complex subunit alpha, translated as MQQQQQMNHQMMGYDRAITMFSPDGRLLQVEYAKKTVKQGSTAIGMICTDGVLFVTDKRIVDPLVVADSVQKIFQIDEHIGATAAGIISDARVLIERSQLKAQQHKVTFDSPIDTQSIVKDVCDLKQICTQSGGLRPFGVSLLIGGIDIDGAHLYETDPTGIFFEYKATVIGEGEQEGEEILHKEYKDDMTVDQGLKLAIKTLQAVLKENFSIDRVDCVMIKSPKKQFTRVPKQKISQAFGELKDGKKK; from the coding sequence ATGCAACAACAACAGCAAATGAATCATCAGATGATGGGATACGATAGGGCAATCACGATGTTTAGCCCAGATGGACGACTCCTTCAAGTTGAATACGCGAAAAAAACAGTCAAGCAGGGTTCAACAGCAATTGGAATGATCTGCACAGATGGCGTCTTGTTCGTCACGGACAAGCGTATCGTCGATCCATTAGTTGTCGCGGACAGTGTTCAGAAAATATTCCAGATTGACGAGCATATTGGCGCGACAGCGGCAGGAATTATTTCTGATGCGCGTGTCCTCATTGAACGTTCACAGCTCAAAGCGCAGCAGCACAAAGTTACATTTGACAGTCCTATTGACACACAAAGTATTGTGAAAGACGTTTGTGATCTCAAGCAAATCTGCACGCAAAGTGGCGGTCTAAGACCGTTTGGTGTTTCTCTTCTCATTGGAGGAATTGACATTGATGGTGCGCATTTGTATGAAACAGATCCGACAGGAATTTTCTTTGAATACAAGGCAACAGTCATTGGCGAAGGAGAGCAGGAAGGAGAAGAAATTCTTCACAAAGAATACAAAGACGATATGACTGTGGATCAAGGATTAAAACTTGCGATAAAAACACTTCAGGCAGTATTGAAAGAAAATTTCAGTATTGATCGAGTGGATTGTGTCATGATAAAAAGTCCAAAAAAACAGTTTACGCGAGTGCCAAAACAAAAAATAAGTCAGGCGTTTGGCGAACTCAAAGACGGAAAAAAGAAATAA
- a CDS encoding exosome complex exonuclease Rrp41, whose protein sequence is MAYTKRLDGRGLKEIRPIVAKAGVIKNADGSGYFKIGNTIAYAAVYGPRELHPKFLQDPSTGILRCNYNMMPFSGMGNRVKPGQNRRAKEISMVTEKALLPVVDLKDFPNAVVDVFIELPQTDAGSRCAGICAASIALADAGIPMKDLVSAVSVGTVDGTTVVDLDYLEEAYECEQGVADIPIAYIPSTQEISLLQMDGEITKDMLVEALKIGQEACKEIIEIQKRALKEKYSVSGEGNE, encoded by the coding sequence ATGGCATATACAAAACGATTAGATGGACGCGGTCTGAAGGAAATTCGACCGATTGTCGCAAAAGCAGGTGTGATTAAGAACGCGGATGGTTCTGGATATTTCAAGATTGGAAATACAATTGCGTACGCAGCAGTGTATGGTCCACGAGAATTGCATCCAAAATTTTTGCAGGATCCAAGTACAGGTATCTTGCGATGCAATTACAACATGATGCCATTCTCAGGAATGGGCAATAGAGTAAAGCCAGGACAAAACAGACGAGCGAAAGAAATTTCCATGGTCACAGAGAAAGCATTGCTTCCAGTGGTGGATCTCAAAGACTTTCCAAACGCGGTCGTTGACGTTTTCATTGAATTGCCACAGACAGACGCAGGAAGTCGTTGCGCGGGAATTTGTGCTGCGTCTATTGCGCTTGCGGACGCGGGCATTCCAATGAAGGATCTTGTTTCCGCGGTTTCTGTCGGAACTGTTGATGGCACAACTGTCGTTGATCTTGATTATTTGGAAGAAGCGTATGAATGTGAGCAAGGAGTTGCGGATATTCCAATCGCGTATATTCCTTCAACACAGGAAATCTCTTTGCTCCAGATGGATGGAGAGATCACAAAAGACATGCTTGTTGAAGCCTTAAAGATTGGGCAAGAAGCGTGCAAAGAAATCATTGAAATTCAAAAAAGAGCGTTGAAAGAAAAATACAGTGTGAGTGGTGAAGGCAATGAATAA